A genomic segment from Apium graveolens cultivar Ventura unplaced genomic scaffold, ASM990537v1 ctg2, whole genome shotgun sequence encodes:
- the LOC141700261 gene encoding uncharacterized protein LOC141700261: MVPVEVGAGSLRRDVFVEEDAEVNQRLHLDLLDEARKNSQLKLDAYRQRIARYFNKKVKFVSFKVGDLVLRKVMPNTKIAQHGVLRANWEGPYKVKAILWKGTYHLEDLDGKLIPRAWNTEHL, encoded by the coding sequence ATGGTTCCCGTGGAGGTAGGAGCGGGATCCCTCCGAAGAGACgtgtttgttgaagaagatgcagAAGTTAACCAGAGGCTCCACTTGGATTTGTTGGACGAAGCCCGAAAAAACTCTCAATTAAAGCTTGATGCATATCGGCAGAGAATCGCAAGGTATTTTAATAAAAAGGTAAAATTTGTGTCGTTCAAGGTTGGGGATCTTGTGTTACGAAAGGTTATGCCTAACACCAAGATAGCTCAGCACGGGGTGCTTAGAGCTAATTGGGAGGGACCGTACAAGGTCAAAGCTATACTCTGGAAGGGAACCTATCACCTAGAAGATCTGGATGGAAAACTTATTCCTCGAGCTTGGAATACGGAGCATTTATga